Proteins from a genomic interval of Xylocopa sonorina isolate GNS202 chromosome 4, iyXylSono1_principal, whole genome shotgun sequence:
- the LOC143423147 gene encoding protein ECT2-like isoform X2, with the protein MEEQSVHSSISDINSEEAVKSELSAVIIPRKRRICLVGITGDDPALGAAAQQFSVPVLKSETGLEYVADTTYCTYFILQQFEGPEYDALHKTAHRILGPTALLQLAERKDSLPSINRPMYTQAMVGTVVVFTGFRKKDELTKLINMIHNMGGSIRKEMGAKVTHLIANCCGGDKYRYAVTFRVPIMSMDWVTALWNAKDDISSYGNNEQLITTYKLKPFFGAKVCFFGFPEEEKRHMCEVLQQQGGEPTEIDDPNCTHVVVDESNVNALPDLASVRAHIVKAEWFWTSVQNEGAADEKEYLFEDYLESVLSPNISARRDSQQAATPSTASTRRKRKRLADTISSLVQNGADSPALHKRRSSISDAGHLSVSGSFLDCTTSPDKPLLDEVEAVNTDSSRKNLSPRHQVFLELVQTESNYVGILSTIMTLFKSPLEDLIDTTGELLNGTEAKIIFGNFPPIYEVHKKMLEELRYSATHWMEDVSIGNIFLKFAPSLLKAYPPYVNFFENTKEMLDQCDQNKPRFHAFLKVCQTKPECGRQSLKELLIKPVQRLPSISLLLNDILKHTNKNNPDHSALELSISSIKEVMTYINEDKRKTEGQLVMFDIFNEIDNCPPHLVSSHRSFIGKCDVMELSEGLSGRGDHLVLFLFTDTLEICKKRSKAFNSLKSPNTTNGLHTTKLSQGKPYKHIKMLSLSTIKKVVDIRETDECQKVFALMVRSNQELKEKLYSFTITDEEVNKTNYLRTLCRQMANTVCKADADTFLISLDSDQLEIDTSDVALGTLSKAFKSLFHNFYLEYMDPYVFLLNSMCETTLHVPLPFASRTRMKVGRAFSFNKTPSKLKRAMSTMMSPFGSTNSLTPASQQLAQMRLASCNNINELGNGGSGSPSRDDVLVAPMSVQPTRKAKCSSLSMASLRRNCSDEVMQEKSDL; encoded by the exons ATGGAAGAGCAAAGCGTTCACAGCAGTATCAGTGACATAAATAGTGAAGAGGCAGTTAAAAGTGAAC tTTCAGCTGTGATCATACCACGCAAGAGAAGGATATGTTTAGTTGGGATAACTGGTGATGATCCTGCACTTGGTGCTGCTGCCCAGCAGTTCAGCGTACCTGTTCTCAAATCTGAGACTGGTTTAGAATATGTTGCGGATACAACCTATTGTACTTATTTTATACTGCAACAGTTTGAGGGACCTGAATATGACGCTCTTCATAAAACTGCACATAG AATATTGGGACCGACTGCACTTCTGCAGTTGGCAGAAAGGAAGGACTCGCTACCTAGTATTAATAGACCAATGTATACACAAGCCATGGTAGGGACAGTGGTAGTGTTTACAGGGTTTAGGAAAAAGGATGAATTG aCCAAATTGATCAATATGATTCACAATATGGGTGGAAGTATTAGGAAGGAAATGGGTGCAAAAGTGACGCATCTTATTGCCAATTGTTGCGGCGGAGATAAGTACAGGTATGCCGTTACATTTCGGGTCCCTATTATGTCGATGGACTGGGTGACAGCTCTGTGGAATGCCAAAGACGATATTTCCAGTTATGGAAATAATGAACAATTG ATTACAACCTATAAACTAAAACCATTTTTTGGCGCAAAAGTATGTTTCTTTGGTTTCCCTGAAGAAGAAAAACGTCATATGTGTGAAGTTTTACAACAACAGGGTGGAGAACCTACAGAAATTGATGATCCAAATTGCACACATGTG GTTGTCGATgaatcaaatgtaaatgcgttaccAGATTTAGCTTCTGTAAGGGCACATATTGTAAAGGCAGAGTGGTTTTGGACATCTGTGCAAAATGAAGGTGCAGCTGACGAGAAGGAATATCTGTTTGAAGAT TATTTAGAATCCGTTCTGTCACCAAACATATCAGCTAGACGTGACAGTCAGCAAGCTGCTACTCCAAGTACAGCATCTACTAGACGAAAACGTAAACGTTTAGCAGATACTATATCTAGTCTGGTACAAAATGGTGCAGATTCTCCAGCATTACATAAGAGACGATCCAGCATCAGTGATGCAGGACATTTAAGTGTTAGTGGAAGTTTCCTTGACTGTACAACAAGTCCAGACAAGCCACTACTCGATG AAGTGGAAGCTGTCAATACGGACAGCTCTAGGAAAAATTTGTCTCCGCGTCATCAAGTTTTCTTAGAATTAGTACAAACAGAGTCGAATTATGTTGGTATTCTCAGTACAATTATGACG TTGTTTAAATCCCCATTAGAAGATCTCATAGATACAACCGGCGAATTATTAAACGGTACAGAAGCTAAAATTATATTTGGTAATTTTCCACCAATTTATGAAGTTCATAAAAAAATGTTAGAAGAATTGAGATACAGTGCTACTCACTGGATGGAGGACGTTAGCATAGGTAATATATTTCTGAAGTTCGCACCTAGCCTACTCAAGGCGTATCCACCGTATGTCAACTTCTTCGAAAATACAAAGGAGATGCTCGACCAGTGTGATCAAAATAAACCACGGTTTCACGCTTTTCTGAAGGTTTGTCAGACGAAACCTGAATGCGGCAGACAAAGCTTAAAGGAGCTATTAATTAAACCAGTACAAAGGTTACCCAGTATTAGCTTATTATTGAATG ATATTCTTAAACATACGAATAAAAATAATCCAGATCATAGCGCATTGGAGTTGTCAATTAGCAGTATTAAAGAAGTTATGACTTATATAAATGAGGATAAAAGAAAAACTGAAGGCCAATTAGTTATGTTCGATATTTTCAATGAAATTGACAATTGTCCACCGCATTTAGTTTCTTCACACCGATCATTTATCggtaaatgtgatgtgatggaACTCAGCGAAGGTTTAAGTGGACGTGGTGATCATTTAGTCTTGTTTTTATTTACTGATACTCTTGAAATATGTAAAAAGAGGTCGAAGGCTTTCAACTCGTTAAAAAGTCCAAATACGACAAATGGATTGCATACGACTAAATTAAGTCAAGGGAAACCGTATAAACATATCAAAATGTTATCACTTAGCACGATAAAGAAGGTTGTGGATATACGAGAAACTGATG AATGTCAAAAAGTTTTTGCTTTAATGGTGAGAAGTAATCAAGAGTTAAAAGAGAAATTATATTCATTTACAATTACCGATGAAGAAGTAAATAAAACAAACTATTTACGGACTTTGTGCAGACAAATGGCTAATACAGTGTGTAAAGCTGATGCA GATACGTTCCTGATAAGTCTCGATTCGGATCAACTTGAAATTGACACAAGCGATGTAGCGTTAGGAACATTAAGTAAAGCATTTAA GAGCCTATTTCATAATTTTTACCTGGAGTATATGGACCCGTATGTGTTCCTACTCAATAGCATGTGTGAAACCACGTTACATGTCCCACTACC GTTTGCGTCTCGAACAAGGATGAAAGTCGGGAGAGCGTTCAGTTTTAATAAAACTCCGAGTAAATTAAAAAGGGCAATGTCAACGATGATGTCACCGTTTGGTTCAACCAACAGTCTTACCCCAGCAAGTCAACAACTTGCGCAGATGCGGCTCGCTAGTTGCAACAATATTAAC GAGCTGGGTAATGGTGGTTCAGGCTCGCCATCTAGAGATGATGTTCTAGTAGCACCTATGTCGGTTCAGCCGACGCGAAAGGCCAAATGCAGTTCCCTCAGTATGGCTTCTTTAAGAAG AAATTGTTCAGACGAAGTCATGCAGGAGAAATCCGATCTTTGA
- the LOC143423147 gene encoding protein ECT2-like isoform X1 — translation MEEQSVHSSISDINSEEAVKSELSAVIIPRKRRICLVGITGDDPALGAAAQQFSVPVLKSETGLEYVADTTYCTYFILQQFEGPEYDALHKTAHRILGPTALLQLAERKDSLPSINRPMYTQAMVGTVVVFTGFRKKDELTKLINMIHNMGGSIRKEMGAKVTHLIANCCGGDKYRYAVTFRVPIMSMDWVTALWNAKDDISSYGNNEQLITTYKLKPFFGAKVCFFGFPEEEKRHMCEVLQQQGGEPTEIDDPNCTHVVVDESNVNALPDLASVRAHIVKAEWFWTSVQNEGAADEKEYLFEDYLESVLSPNISARRDSQQAATPSTASTRRKRKRLADTISSLVQNGADSPALHKRRSSISDAGHLSVSGSFLDCTTSPDKPLLDDIPEVEAVNTDSSRKNLSPRHQVFLELVQTESNYVGILSTIMTLFKSPLEDLIDTTGELLNGTEAKIIFGNFPPIYEVHKKMLEELRYSATHWMEDVSIGNIFLKFAPSLLKAYPPYVNFFENTKEMLDQCDQNKPRFHAFLKVCQTKPECGRQSLKELLIKPVQRLPSISLLLNDILKHTNKNNPDHSALELSISSIKEVMTYINEDKRKTEGQLVMFDIFNEIDNCPPHLVSSHRSFIGKCDVMELSEGLSGRGDHLVLFLFTDTLEICKKRSKAFNSLKSPNTTNGLHTTKLSQGKPYKHIKMLSLSTIKKVVDIRETDECQKVFALMVRSNQELKEKLYSFTITDEEVNKTNYLRTLCRQMANTVCKADADTFLISLDSDQLEIDTSDVALGTLSKAFKSLFHNFYLEYMDPYVFLLNSMCETTLHVPLPFASRTRMKVGRAFSFNKTPSKLKRAMSTMMSPFGSTNSLTPASQQLAQMRLASCNNINELGNGGSGSPSRDDVLVAPMSVQPTRKAKCSSLSMASLRRNCSDEVMQEKSDL, via the exons ATGGAAGAGCAAAGCGTTCACAGCAGTATCAGTGACATAAATAGTGAAGAGGCAGTTAAAAGTGAAC tTTCAGCTGTGATCATACCACGCAAGAGAAGGATATGTTTAGTTGGGATAACTGGTGATGATCCTGCACTTGGTGCTGCTGCCCAGCAGTTCAGCGTACCTGTTCTCAAATCTGAGACTGGTTTAGAATATGTTGCGGATACAACCTATTGTACTTATTTTATACTGCAACAGTTTGAGGGACCTGAATATGACGCTCTTCATAAAACTGCACATAG AATATTGGGACCGACTGCACTTCTGCAGTTGGCAGAAAGGAAGGACTCGCTACCTAGTATTAATAGACCAATGTATACACAAGCCATGGTAGGGACAGTGGTAGTGTTTACAGGGTTTAGGAAAAAGGATGAATTG aCCAAATTGATCAATATGATTCACAATATGGGTGGAAGTATTAGGAAGGAAATGGGTGCAAAAGTGACGCATCTTATTGCCAATTGTTGCGGCGGAGATAAGTACAGGTATGCCGTTACATTTCGGGTCCCTATTATGTCGATGGACTGGGTGACAGCTCTGTGGAATGCCAAAGACGATATTTCCAGTTATGGAAATAATGAACAATTG ATTACAACCTATAAACTAAAACCATTTTTTGGCGCAAAAGTATGTTTCTTTGGTTTCCCTGAAGAAGAAAAACGTCATATGTGTGAAGTTTTACAACAACAGGGTGGAGAACCTACAGAAATTGATGATCCAAATTGCACACATGTG GTTGTCGATgaatcaaatgtaaatgcgttaccAGATTTAGCTTCTGTAAGGGCACATATTGTAAAGGCAGAGTGGTTTTGGACATCTGTGCAAAATGAAGGTGCAGCTGACGAGAAGGAATATCTGTTTGAAGAT TATTTAGAATCCGTTCTGTCACCAAACATATCAGCTAGACGTGACAGTCAGCAAGCTGCTACTCCAAGTACAGCATCTACTAGACGAAAACGTAAACGTTTAGCAGATACTATATCTAGTCTGGTACAAAATGGTGCAGATTCTCCAGCATTACATAAGAGACGATCCAGCATCAGTGATGCAGGACATTTAAGTGTTAGTGGAAGTTTCCTTGACTGTACAACAAGTCCAGACAAGCCACTACTCGATG ATATTCCAGAAGTGGAAGCTGTCAATACGGACAGCTCTAGGAAAAATTTGTCTCCGCGTCATCAAGTTTTCTTAGAATTAGTACAAACAGAGTCGAATTATGTTGGTATTCTCAGTACAATTATGACG TTGTTTAAATCCCCATTAGAAGATCTCATAGATACAACCGGCGAATTATTAAACGGTACAGAAGCTAAAATTATATTTGGTAATTTTCCACCAATTTATGAAGTTCATAAAAAAATGTTAGAAGAATTGAGATACAGTGCTACTCACTGGATGGAGGACGTTAGCATAGGTAATATATTTCTGAAGTTCGCACCTAGCCTACTCAAGGCGTATCCACCGTATGTCAACTTCTTCGAAAATACAAAGGAGATGCTCGACCAGTGTGATCAAAATAAACCACGGTTTCACGCTTTTCTGAAGGTTTGTCAGACGAAACCTGAATGCGGCAGACAAAGCTTAAAGGAGCTATTAATTAAACCAGTACAAAGGTTACCCAGTATTAGCTTATTATTGAATG ATATTCTTAAACATACGAATAAAAATAATCCAGATCATAGCGCATTGGAGTTGTCAATTAGCAGTATTAAAGAAGTTATGACTTATATAAATGAGGATAAAAGAAAAACTGAAGGCCAATTAGTTATGTTCGATATTTTCAATGAAATTGACAATTGTCCACCGCATTTAGTTTCTTCACACCGATCATTTATCggtaaatgtgatgtgatggaACTCAGCGAAGGTTTAAGTGGACGTGGTGATCATTTAGTCTTGTTTTTATTTACTGATACTCTTGAAATATGTAAAAAGAGGTCGAAGGCTTTCAACTCGTTAAAAAGTCCAAATACGACAAATGGATTGCATACGACTAAATTAAGTCAAGGGAAACCGTATAAACATATCAAAATGTTATCACTTAGCACGATAAAGAAGGTTGTGGATATACGAGAAACTGATG AATGTCAAAAAGTTTTTGCTTTAATGGTGAGAAGTAATCAAGAGTTAAAAGAGAAATTATATTCATTTACAATTACCGATGAAGAAGTAAATAAAACAAACTATTTACGGACTTTGTGCAGACAAATGGCTAATACAGTGTGTAAAGCTGATGCA GATACGTTCCTGATAAGTCTCGATTCGGATCAACTTGAAATTGACACAAGCGATGTAGCGTTAGGAACATTAAGTAAAGCATTTAA GAGCCTATTTCATAATTTTTACCTGGAGTATATGGACCCGTATGTGTTCCTACTCAATAGCATGTGTGAAACCACGTTACATGTCCCACTACC GTTTGCGTCTCGAACAAGGATGAAAGTCGGGAGAGCGTTCAGTTTTAATAAAACTCCGAGTAAATTAAAAAGGGCAATGTCAACGATGATGTCACCGTTTGGTTCAACCAACAGTCTTACCCCAGCAAGTCAACAACTTGCGCAGATGCGGCTCGCTAGTTGCAACAATATTAAC GAGCTGGGTAATGGTGGTTCAGGCTCGCCATCTAGAGATGATGTTCTAGTAGCACCTATGTCGGTTCAGCCGACGCGAAAGGCCAAATGCAGTTCCCTCAGTATGGCTTCTTTAAGAAG AAATTGTTCAGACGAAGTCATGCAGGAGAAATCCGATCTTTGA
- the LOC143423147 gene encoding protein ECT2-like isoform X3: MEEQSVHSSISDINSEEAVKSELSAVIIPRKRRICLVGITGDDPALGAAAQQFSVPVLKSETGLEYVADTTYCTYFILQQFEGPEYDALHKTAHRILGPTALLQLAERKDSLPSINRPMYTQAMVGTVVVFTGFRKKDELTKLINMIHNMGGSIRKEMGAKVTHLIANCCGGDKYRYAVTFRVPIMSMDWVTALWNAKDDISSYGNNEQLITTYKLKPFFGAKVCFFGFPEEEKRHMCEVLQQQGGEPTEIDDPNCTHVVVDESNVNALPDLASVRAHIVKAEWFWTSVQNEGAADEKEYLFEDYLESVLSPNISARRDSQQAATPSTASTRRKRKRLADTISSLVQNGADSPALHKRRSSISDAGHLSVSGSFLDCTTSPDKPLLDDIPEVEAVNTDSSRKNLSPRHQVFLELVQTESNYVGILSTIMTLFKSPLEDLIDTTGELLNGTEAKIIFGNFPPIYEVHKKMLEELRYSATHWMEDVSIGNIFLKFAPSLLKAYPPYVNFFENTKEMLDQCDQNKPRFHAFLKVCQTKPECGRQSLKELLIKPVQRLPSISLLLNDILKHTNKNNPDHSALELSISSIKEVMTYINEDKRKTEGQLVMFDIFNEIDNCPPHLVSSHRSFIGKCDVMELSEGLSGRGDHLVLFLFTDTLEICKKRSKAFNSLKSPNTTNGLHTTKLSQGKPYKHIKMLSLSTIKKVVDIRETDECQKVFALMVRSNQELKEKLYSFTITDEEVNKTNYLRTLCRQMANTVCKADADTFLISLDSDQLEIDTSDVALGTLSKAFKSLFHNFYLEYMDPFASRTRMKVGRAFSFNKTPSKLKRAMSTMMSPFGSTNSLTPASQQLAQMRLASCNNINELGNGGSGSPSRDDVLVAPMSVQPTRKAKCSSLSMASLRRNCSDEVMQEKSDL; encoded by the exons ATGGAAGAGCAAAGCGTTCACAGCAGTATCAGTGACATAAATAGTGAAGAGGCAGTTAAAAGTGAAC tTTCAGCTGTGATCATACCACGCAAGAGAAGGATATGTTTAGTTGGGATAACTGGTGATGATCCTGCACTTGGTGCTGCTGCCCAGCAGTTCAGCGTACCTGTTCTCAAATCTGAGACTGGTTTAGAATATGTTGCGGATACAACCTATTGTACTTATTTTATACTGCAACAGTTTGAGGGACCTGAATATGACGCTCTTCATAAAACTGCACATAG AATATTGGGACCGACTGCACTTCTGCAGTTGGCAGAAAGGAAGGACTCGCTACCTAGTATTAATAGACCAATGTATACACAAGCCATGGTAGGGACAGTGGTAGTGTTTACAGGGTTTAGGAAAAAGGATGAATTG aCCAAATTGATCAATATGATTCACAATATGGGTGGAAGTATTAGGAAGGAAATGGGTGCAAAAGTGACGCATCTTATTGCCAATTGTTGCGGCGGAGATAAGTACAGGTATGCCGTTACATTTCGGGTCCCTATTATGTCGATGGACTGGGTGACAGCTCTGTGGAATGCCAAAGACGATATTTCCAGTTATGGAAATAATGAACAATTG ATTACAACCTATAAACTAAAACCATTTTTTGGCGCAAAAGTATGTTTCTTTGGTTTCCCTGAAGAAGAAAAACGTCATATGTGTGAAGTTTTACAACAACAGGGTGGAGAACCTACAGAAATTGATGATCCAAATTGCACACATGTG GTTGTCGATgaatcaaatgtaaatgcgttaccAGATTTAGCTTCTGTAAGGGCACATATTGTAAAGGCAGAGTGGTTTTGGACATCTGTGCAAAATGAAGGTGCAGCTGACGAGAAGGAATATCTGTTTGAAGAT TATTTAGAATCCGTTCTGTCACCAAACATATCAGCTAGACGTGACAGTCAGCAAGCTGCTACTCCAAGTACAGCATCTACTAGACGAAAACGTAAACGTTTAGCAGATACTATATCTAGTCTGGTACAAAATGGTGCAGATTCTCCAGCATTACATAAGAGACGATCCAGCATCAGTGATGCAGGACATTTAAGTGTTAGTGGAAGTTTCCTTGACTGTACAACAAGTCCAGACAAGCCACTACTCGATG ATATTCCAGAAGTGGAAGCTGTCAATACGGACAGCTCTAGGAAAAATTTGTCTCCGCGTCATCAAGTTTTCTTAGAATTAGTACAAACAGAGTCGAATTATGTTGGTATTCTCAGTACAATTATGACG TTGTTTAAATCCCCATTAGAAGATCTCATAGATACAACCGGCGAATTATTAAACGGTACAGAAGCTAAAATTATATTTGGTAATTTTCCACCAATTTATGAAGTTCATAAAAAAATGTTAGAAGAATTGAGATACAGTGCTACTCACTGGATGGAGGACGTTAGCATAGGTAATATATTTCTGAAGTTCGCACCTAGCCTACTCAAGGCGTATCCACCGTATGTCAACTTCTTCGAAAATACAAAGGAGATGCTCGACCAGTGTGATCAAAATAAACCACGGTTTCACGCTTTTCTGAAGGTTTGTCAGACGAAACCTGAATGCGGCAGACAAAGCTTAAAGGAGCTATTAATTAAACCAGTACAAAGGTTACCCAGTATTAGCTTATTATTGAATG ATATTCTTAAACATACGAATAAAAATAATCCAGATCATAGCGCATTGGAGTTGTCAATTAGCAGTATTAAAGAAGTTATGACTTATATAAATGAGGATAAAAGAAAAACTGAAGGCCAATTAGTTATGTTCGATATTTTCAATGAAATTGACAATTGTCCACCGCATTTAGTTTCTTCACACCGATCATTTATCggtaaatgtgatgtgatggaACTCAGCGAAGGTTTAAGTGGACGTGGTGATCATTTAGTCTTGTTTTTATTTACTGATACTCTTGAAATATGTAAAAAGAGGTCGAAGGCTTTCAACTCGTTAAAAAGTCCAAATACGACAAATGGATTGCATACGACTAAATTAAGTCAAGGGAAACCGTATAAACATATCAAAATGTTATCACTTAGCACGATAAAGAAGGTTGTGGATATACGAGAAACTGATG AATGTCAAAAAGTTTTTGCTTTAATGGTGAGAAGTAATCAAGAGTTAAAAGAGAAATTATATTCATTTACAATTACCGATGAAGAAGTAAATAAAACAAACTATTTACGGACTTTGTGCAGACAAATGGCTAATACAGTGTGTAAAGCTGATGCA GATACGTTCCTGATAAGTCTCGATTCGGATCAACTTGAAATTGACACAAGCGATGTAGCGTTAGGAACATTAAGTAAAGCATTTAA GAGCCTATTTCATAATTTTTACCTGGAGTATATGGACCC GTTTGCGTCTCGAACAAGGATGAAAGTCGGGAGAGCGTTCAGTTTTAATAAAACTCCGAGTAAATTAAAAAGGGCAATGTCAACGATGATGTCACCGTTTGGTTCAACCAACAGTCTTACCCCAGCAAGTCAACAACTTGCGCAGATGCGGCTCGCTAGTTGCAACAATATTAAC GAGCTGGGTAATGGTGGTTCAGGCTCGCCATCTAGAGATGATGTTCTAGTAGCACCTATGTCGGTTCAGCCGACGCGAAAGGCCAAATGCAGTTCCCTCAGTATGGCTTCTTTAAGAAG AAATTGTTCAGACGAAGTCATGCAGGAGAAATCCGATCTTTGA
- the LOC143423147 gene encoding protein ECT2-like isoform X4, with product MEEQSVHSSISDINSEEAVKSELSAVIIPRKRRICLVGITGDDPALGAAAQQFSVPVLKSETGLEYVADTTYCTYFILQQFEGPEYDALHKTAHRILGPTALLQLAERKDSLPSINRPMYTQAMVGTVVVFTGFRKKDELTKLINMIHNMGGSIRKEMGAKVTHLIANCCGGDKYRYAVTFRVPIMSMDWVTALWNAKDDISSYGNNEQLITTYKLKPFFGAKVCFFGFPEEEKRHMCEVLQQQGGEPTEIDDPNCTHVVVDESNVNALPDLASVRAHIVKAEWFWTSVQNEGAADEKEYLFEDYLESVLSPNISARRDSQQAATPSTASTRRKRKRLADTISSLVQNGADSPALHKRRSSISDAGHLSVSGSFLDCTTSPDKPLLDDIPEVEAVNTDSSRKNLSPRHQVFLELVQTESNYVGILSTIMTLFKSPLEDLIDTTGELLNGTEAKIIFGNFPPIYEVHKKMLEELRYSATHWMEDVSIGNIFLKFAPSLLKAYPPYVNFFENTKEMLDQCDQNKPRFHAFLKVCQTKPECGRQSLKELLIKPVQRLPSISLLLNDILKHTNKNNPDHSALELSISSIKEVMTYINEDKRKTEGQLVMFDIFNEIDNCPPHLVSSHRSFIGKCDVMELSEGLSGRGDHLVLFLFTDTLEICKKRSKAFNSLKSPNTTNGLHTTKLSQGKPYKHIKMLSLSTIKKVVDIRETDECQKVFALMVRSNQELKEKLYSFTITDEEVNKTNYLRTLCRQMANTVCKADADTFLISLDSDQLEIDTSDVALGTLSKAFKFASRTRMKVGRAFSFNKTPSKLKRAMSTMMSPFGSTNSLTPASQQLAQMRLASCNNINELGNGGSGSPSRDDVLVAPMSVQPTRKAKCSSLSMASLRRNCSDEVMQEKSDL from the exons ATGGAAGAGCAAAGCGTTCACAGCAGTATCAGTGACATAAATAGTGAAGAGGCAGTTAAAAGTGAAC tTTCAGCTGTGATCATACCACGCAAGAGAAGGATATGTTTAGTTGGGATAACTGGTGATGATCCTGCACTTGGTGCTGCTGCCCAGCAGTTCAGCGTACCTGTTCTCAAATCTGAGACTGGTTTAGAATATGTTGCGGATACAACCTATTGTACTTATTTTATACTGCAACAGTTTGAGGGACCTGAATATGACGCTCTTCATAAAACTGCACATAG AATATTGGGACCGACTGCACTTCTGCAGTTGGCAGAAAGGAAGGACTCGCTACCTAGTATTAATAGACCAATGTATACACAAGCCATGGTAGGGACAGTGGTAGTGTTTACAGGGTTTAGGAAAAAGGATGAATTG aCCAAATTGATCAATATGATTCACAATATGGGTGGAAGTATTAGGAAGGAAATGGGTGCAAAAGTGACGCATCTTATTGCCAATTGTTGCGGCGGAGATAAGTACAGGTATGCCGTTACATTTCGGGTCCCTATTATGTCGATGGACTGGGTGACAGCTCTGTGGAATGCCAAAGACGATATTTCCAGTTATGGAAATAATGAACAATTG ATTACAACCTATAAACTAAAACCATTTTTTGGCGCAAAAGTATGTTTCTTTGGTTTCCCTGAAGAAGAAAAACGTCATATGTGTGAAGTTTTACAACAACAGGGTGGAGAACCTACAGAAATTGATGATCCAAATTGCACACATGTG GTTGTCGATgaatcaaatgtaaatgcgttaccAGATTTAGCTTCTGTAAGGGCACATATTGTAAAGGCAGAGTGGTTTTGGACATCTGTGCAAAATGAAGGTGCAGCTGACGAGAAGGAATATCTGTTTGAAGAT TATTTAGAATCCGTTCTGTCACCAAACATATCAGCTAGACGTGACAGTCAGCAAGCTGCTACTCCAAGTACAGCATCTACTAGACGAAAACGTAAACGTTTAGCAGATACTATATCTAGTCTGGTACAAAATGGTGCAGATTCTCCAGCATTACATAAGAGACGATCCAGCATCAGTGATGCAGGACATTTAAGTGTTAGTGGAAGTTTCCTTGACTGTACAACAAGTCCAGACAAGCCACTACTCGATG ATATTCCAGAAGTGGAAGCTGTCAATACGGACAGCTCTAGGAAAAATTTGTCTCCGCGTCATCAAGTTTTCTTAGAATTAGTACAAACAGAGTCGAATTATGTTGGTATTCTCAGTACAATTATGACG TTGTTTAAATCCCCATTAGAAGATCTCATAGATACAACCGGCGAATTATTAAACGGTACAGAAGCTAAAATTATATTTGGTAATTTTCCACCAATTTATGAAGTTCATAAAAAAATGTTAGAAGAATTGAGATACAGTGCTACTCACTGGATGGAGGACGTTAGCATAGGTAATATATTTCTGAAGTTCGCACCTAGCCTACTCAAGGCGTATCCACCGTATGTCAACTTCTTCGAAAATACAAAGGAGATGCTCGACCAGTGTGATCAAAATAAACCACGGTTTCACGCTTTTCTGAAGGTTTGTCAGACGAAACCTGAATGCGGCAGACAAAGCTTAAAGGAGCTATTAATTAAACCAGTACAAAGGTTACCCAGTATTAGCTTATTATTGAATG ATATTCTTAAACATACGAATAAAAATAATCCAGATCATAGCGCATTGGAGTTGTCAATTAGCAGTATTAAAGAAGTTATGACTTATATAAATGAGGATAAAAGAAAAACTGAAGGCCAATTAGTTATGTTCGATATTTTCAATGAAATTGACAATTGTCCACCGCATTTAGTTTCTTCACACCGATCATTTATCggtaaatgtgatgtgatggaACTCAGCGAAGGTTTAAGTGGACGTGGTGATCATTTAGTCTTGTTTTTATTTACTGATACTCTTGAAATATGTAAAAAGAGGTCGAAGGCTTTCAACTCGTTAAAAAGTCCAAATACGACAAATGGATTGCATACGACTAAATTAAGTCAAGGGAAACCGTATAAACATATCAAAATGTTATCACTTAGCACGATAAAGAAGGTTGTGGATATACGAGAAACTGATG AATGTCAAAAAGTTTTTGCTTTAATGGTGAGAAGTAATCAAGAGTTAAAAGAGAAATTATATTCATTTACAATTACCGATGAAGAAGTAAATAAAACAAACTATTTACGGACTTTGTGCAGACAAATGGCTAATACAGTGTGTAAAGCTGATGCA GATACGTTCCTGATAAGTCTCGATTCGGATCAACTTGAAATTGACACAAGCGATGTAGCGTTAGGAACATTAAGTAAAGCATTTAA GTTTGCGTCTCGAACAAGGATGAAAGTCGGGAGAGCGTTCAGTTTTAATAAAACTCCGAGTAAATTAAAAAGGGCAATGTCAACGATGATGTCACCGTTTGGTTCAACCAACAGTCTTACCCCAGCAAGTCAACAACTTGCGCAGATGCGGCTCGCTAGTTGCAACAATATTAAC GAGCTGGGTAATGGTGGTTCAGGCTCGCCATCTAGAGATGATGTTCTAGTAGCACCTATGTCGGTTCAGCCGACGCGAAAGGCCAAATGCAGTTCCCTCAGTATGGCTTCTTTAAGAAG AAATTGTTCAGACGAAGTCATGCAGGAGAAATCCGATCTTTGA